The genomic region tgttgagtTGAAATTAAAATCGGTTATTTGTCATTGACCACATTAGCTTTGTcgcttttatttgctttttgttttcatttgtctgctTTCATTTCTTCCATCACCTCTAACATGTTGTTTCCCCCTCCTTGGGATGTGTTGGTGCTCCAGAACCGACAAAACGTATGCTTTCCTTCCAAGGGTTGGCCGAGCTGGCGCACCGGGAGTATCAGTCCGGGGACTTTGAGGCAGCTGAGCGACACTGCATGCAGCTATGGAGACAGGAGCCTGATAACACTGGCGTGCTGCTGCTCCTGTCCTCCATCCACTTCCAGTGCCGAAGACTCGACAGGTGAGGTGGGGGGGTTTGCAACGCACACTGAGCATGTGGCGTGGAAGTAGCACAGAATAATGGGTCAGCTGTGACTTTCACTGCGCACACAGCGGTTCTGGGGAGTCAAGTGCAACAACTGAGCAGTCTTCTGGAAATCCTGTTGCTCAGTTTAATATGGTCTCACTCTGTCCCCCTCATAATTCTAACACCGTGGTGTTACTCTGGTGGTGGACATACCCTTGCTTTGCAGGTGCCATGGTGATGGTTTTGGGTCTTCTAAGTTACAGGTTTAAGTTTTCAATCTTGTTTACTCTTTTCTTGCAATGTCAGCAGTATACTCTAAAAGTCATTTCAACTTGGTTTCAATTGTAATTTCAATTTAGTATCCTActactgtaaaataaagaagaaaaaaaaggattaagaaagaaaatgtgCAGACAAATCTGAAATGATTACTTGATAAGCTTTAATAATTTACTAAATAATGAGTTTGGTTGGGGATCATACATTGTTCATTAAGTAAAAATATTCAAAGTAGCTAGTAAAGCATGGGCACTGACCATCAAAGCAAAAAATGGTGCATATTCTTCATTATATATGCACCACTTGTCTGTGTACAGTACTGTGGAGTATACTGCCAGCATGATGACTTTGCATTATGGACACTCAGATCATGGATTCTGAAATTGGTGAAATGTGTGTTATATTGTGTCATGTATTAatgttttctacattttaaGGATATTAATCTTAATGTgctatttaattttttacctCTTTGCCTAAAACAAGTTTCTCATTTTCGCCACTCACACCATGCGGCTTCCTCTACACGAGGCAATGTTCCAACACTGTCAGCCACTTCCTTCAGGTTTGTGACCATTTTGTACCCGTTTTGGCCCTACAGGTCTGCTCACTTCAGCACCTTGGCCATCAAACAGAACCCAATGTTGGCGGAGGCCTACTCCAACCTGGGGAACGTCTACAAGGAGCGTGGACAACTGCAGGAGGCCATAGAGCATTATCGCCATGCTCTGAGACTGAAACCAGATTTTATTGATGGATACATCAACTTGGCTGCTGCTTTGGTGGCTGCAGGGGACATGGAGGGAGCAGTGCAGGCTTATGTGTCGGCATTACAGTACAACCCTGTAAGTGACATGCCATTTGTTGAAATCCTTAAAGAGTGACTTAACACTAGGTTGAAAAGCGGTGTTTGGCTGCTCTTTGGTTCTGGCAAGTCTGTTTCACCTCTGATCTCTGGCATGTGTAGTTGGGTGTGCTCGGAAAATTCCAGTGTATTTTACTTAAGCAAGGTAAAAAGTTAAGTttagattcaaaccctggacctctgcattgaggcataaacctctcggTACATGtgtgcccgctctaccactgagccaacctggccatGCTAAGTTACTCTTTAATTTGACAGCAAATTCTATTTGCTTCATTTTTGTTGTCAACACATTGATCTGTGTTTTATTGTAgcagtaaaattaaaatgtttgttgttgtttttcccgcCAGGATCTTTATTGTGTGCGTAGTGACTTGGGCAACTTGCTTAAAGCCCTTGGGCGTTTGGAAGAGGCTAAGGTATGTTACAGCGCGTTGGCatttgtatatttgtttgtattttcgttgtagattttttttcttttttttttttgtacatgtacTTTTGTTTTGCCCTCCCACTAAGGCCATAGATATTGTTCCTTTCCCCCCTTTGATATTTTAAGCCAAATTAAGTCCATTCCTACAACCCTCTCGGCCAAGTGAAGGACCGGACATGGTAGCTTTTTCTCATGTCTCAGAGTTGCAGGAAGCTTCTACCCCCTAACTTTTTAAAGACCTTTGAAGTTATTGGACTGCAATTAATCAACACCCGTATGAGGCAACCcatttttctgtaattttaaaaCTAATCCATGTACACAGACtttcttttaattactttttagacagtttcatcttttttttttcagtatagTATTTGTATCACCTTTTGTCCTTTTGCTTTACCCCAACCTTTTACCAGAGGTCAGCCCCTTTCAGGAAGAAAGGCTGgaattttttaaatccaaacatTTGATCTATATTGTCAATTTTGAACCTCAGCCCATGCATTTTCATATAGATTTTGGAGGGAAAATGCTGGCTCGGTCTTTGAAGAATATATGAACTGATGAGAAGCTAGTTTATTTTTGCAGTGCAAAAGATAAGATGGTTTCTAACCTAACCACTACACTCCGATATTTATCAAGTGTCCAAAATCAAGCTTTTGGTCTCTGCATGCTGTCAGTACAGTTGCTGCCAGTGTGGGTTACACTCCCCTTGTCATTAAAGATCACATAACGGGGCTCCCAGGGTTGGGTCAAATCTGGAGATATGGAGTAGTCTCAGTGGTTACAGGCCATCTTATTTCGTGCTAGAGGGGGGTAAAGGAGTGGGGAGGAGCATCAGGGAGTCACAAGCTCCCCTGCTCTGTCGCTCCACCCCCCGCGCGCTTGCTAAGGATTGGTGGAGTAGGCTCGCTGAGAGCTGCCTTCCTGACCCTATGCCCGTTCAGTGCTGAAGCACATCCCAACTGTGCTtttcatgcacacatgcatgagTTCTTCTTTTTGACTATGGTTGATAATGAAAGTTGTACCCAGCTGGCTATTTATTCTGATATCCACTGCTGTTGAATAGTGTGTTAAACTTTGTGGGTTTAAGAGAGCTCATTCTCAAGTGCCTTAAAAATGGTTCCAGTGTTGTCAGGCAGACAGCTCACAATCTGTACTCCACCACCTGCGCCAGATGCTGGGTTAGAAAGACAGGCCCGCGCAGCAACAGCGATGACTTCTTTATTTCAGAGCTTTCGGAGGCTTCTAGATACCAATAATTACACCACAGACTTTTCTCCCCACCCATTGGCCAGGATTCAAGAAAGCAGGCCAGGATAAAGAAATACAAGATTTGAAAATATTTCATGAAAATGCTAAAAGatcaaaagaaaatgattaaTACTTCTTCCCTTTTCCTTCGAATATGTAATACTATTCCCAACAAAATGGGATCAGTTCATTTGGCCAAGATCAAGCCAGTAACTGCCCTCCTGTAGTTTGATATGAAAACTGAATTGATGGACAGCTGGAAACTGACCTAAACCCATATTTTACTGATAAACTGAACATATCAAAGCCTTTCTTCCCTCCCAGTCACcctaaaagcattttttttctttgaaatgaaacattCATTGCATGAATGAAGCATAGCCTATGTTGTGATTTTGGAAGAACCTGTTTTAtttccatatttaaaaaaagaatgtattgTTTAAAGACTTTTACTAACGATcttgttttctgattttgtcTCTTTTGGTTTTTCCACAACTGATATTGTTATTTAGAAGGTTTCAGGTGGGTGACACTATTCCTGCGTAGGTGCCTGGAGGAAAGGAACACTAGGGCAGCCTCAGTCCTCTTCTTCCAGCCAGCTGCGGCCGCCACTCTGACACAGTCCAAAAATATGGTAACGGGTTTGTAActgacaacaaaagaaaaaccacCTCACTTCATGCTCCTCTGTCTTGTGGCTGCCTTTgaagagcaaaagaaaaaaagtagcaAAATAAATTACAGTAAGCATTTCTGACAATATGCTATACTAATTACCCAATTCTGTATTAAGTAAAAAGAAACTAGGATTTGGAAGCAATAATCGTGAAAAATCAAGTAAGAACCCTCTAACTCTtacatgttgtttatttttcctgttttgtttttccttctttatttGGAGTTGCAGCGTTCTGATGATGCAGATAAAGCGCTGTGAGTCTGCAGTAGCGCAGGGGCTGCGCAGCGATATCCTCCAAGCGGAAAGCGCAAGCATGCGACCCAcaccccctctctccctttggCCTGTTGCTTGCGGACCTCTCCCCACTCACAACCAGCCTCGCTCCCGAATGCCCCTAAATCTCAGACATCATTggcttttgaaaaacaaaaaaaccttatTTCCTCATGTGAAGTAAAACCGTTTGGCTAATTCAAATTAAAAGTGGCTTGTTGCATATTGGCTGTTTATTTCCAAATGCCCCTTTCCTAAAATCCCATTGTAGCCATGGGATGAGCCCTCAATCCTTCCTTTATTCTGAGATACTTTATGGGTGCTGAGTGTGTGCCGGTCTGGTGTTTCAGGTGACCTGCAAGGGGTTGTTGGTCTGCAGCTGTCTTACCTGGCCATTCAGCGAGCGCAGCAgcggaatgaatgaatgaatgaccaTTGCCAGGAGCATGGTCACGCGAACAGCATTATATGGAGCATTGTGGTGGTGGCAgtagacacacaccacacgctcGCGTTTGTTGCGCACGCATTACAGGGACCATCACTTGCACGAACTGTCAAGCATCCTAGGTTGTAAGATATGCCCACATAAAAtcgatttttacattttaatatccTATTTAGTTCTTTGGGTTATAACTAATTGGTGTGTGTGGAATTCTAAGAGATCAGCAGACTGTACCTGATGTGGGGACCACTACATTTGGCTTGAATGTGGTCATAACTGAAGGATGAGGGCATACGTGTGGGTGTTGGTTGGATCCGCGCAGCGTAGGAAAAAGCAAAGCAGCTTAGCGCGGCAGACTTGTGCGCACGCGAGCCCATGCTGCAGACTCACTTTTTGCCGTGATGGAGAATAGTCACTAATTTTGATTTCTctgccctttttgttttttcttacttttattCTCAatcttctatttgtttttattttacaaaccCCTGTCCTCCCCTCTACACGCTATACCTCTCCCATTCTACCTATTCTCCTCCTTTCCTATGGTTTTTCATTTTGAACCCATCGAAGGCTTGTTACCTGAAAGCCATTGAGACTCAGCCTAACTTTGCAGTGGCTTGGAGCAACCTGGGCTGTGTGTTCAATGCCCAAGGAGAGATATGGCTGGCCATACACCATTTTGAAAAGGTCAGTTGTATAATTTTTCAATTCTACCACTTTCTGTCTTGGTATATTAAGTTGTCCAACGTTTTTAAGCTTGGGTTTCAATTTTTAGGCAGTGACTCTGGACCCAAACTTCCTTGACGCATACATCAATTTAGGAAATGTTTTGAAGGAAGCCCGCATCTTTGACAGGTGAGTCAAAATCAtgacatacagtggcttgcataagtttacacacccatgctgaagttgatttaaaaagagaaataaaaaaaaataataataaaaacttttggaaattgatcaaTATGTCTTCAAGAAATTTAGGTAAATCCTactttttaaggacaccaattttctttgtgaatgaacaatgtattgtaaataaacgttcttcattaaaatacagggggcaaaagtatacacacccctatgttaaattctcatagaagcaggcagatttttgtttttaaaggccagttatttcacggatccaggatactatgcaccaaagttcccttggcctttggaattaaaatatccCCACAACATCACATAcacttcaccatacatagagataggcatgggaacGTTCCGTACGATCATCTCTcgatgcaaatcaaaccagctattaagctaactgaaataacaccatgcctatctctatgtatgaagaagggtatgtgatgatatggggttattttaattccaaaggccaagggaacgttatcaggatgcatggatccatgaaataactggcatttaaaaataaaaatgtctctgtttctatgggaatttaacatagaggtgtgtatactcatgccccctgttTTTTaagaactttatttatttacaatacattattcatccacgaagaaaattggtgtccttaaaaggctGGATTTTCTTCAATTAATGTATTAAGATCCAtttccaaaagttttttttgttttattcctctttttaatcaacctTTGCAAGGGTGTGTTAACTGTAGCAGACAGTAGGATACTCCCTTCATACATTAATGTCTgctcttttgtcttttaaaagcaCTGCCCTTCCACACCCTATGTGGAATTTCAAATGAGTCAAAAACTAGGCAGGGCAGATTTATTCCACCTTCATAACTGACACCACAGTCATAGCtgtaattgtttttatatatatatatatatatatatatatatatatatatacacacacacacacacacttaatgtgCTTCAGTAGTTATAAAATGGTGTGAGAAGTGACCAATTCCTCAATTACGCTGCTGATAGCTTGTGAGaagttaatttaaaagaaagtgGACTATCTACAAGTGGACTAACTACAATTTGGAGTTATGCAAAAGATTGATCTTGGGCTCATCCTTGTATCCATCTTGTCTTATGTTTCCAGAGCTGTGGCTGGATACCTAAGAGCCCTGAGTCTTAGCCCCAACCATGCGGTTGTCCATGGAAACCTGGCCTGTGTCTACTACGAGCAAGGCCTCATTGACCTGGCTATTGACACCTACCGCCGTGCTATTGAATTGCAGCCCCACTTCCCTGATGCCTACTGCAATTTAGCAAATGCCCTGAAGGAGAAAGGCAATGTAAGGCAGCATTTTGTGGGTCCCCAGTAAAGCCCATCTTAAATACCAACCTTTTGTGTAGTTGTTTGGTATCTTTGAGTTTGTAAGCATTTACTGAATTTAACTTATAAAATGCCAATGTCTTTCGCAGGTCTCTGAAGCAGAAGAGTGCTACAACACAGCCTTGCGTTTGTGTCCAACACATGCAGACTCTCTTAACAACTTGGCCAATATCAAGCGTGAGCAGGGCAACATTGAGGAGGCCGTCCAGCTCTATAGGAAAGCACTGGAGGTGAGTTTAGGAGTTAACTGGTATTTTCTGCTGTGGAAATGTCCGTTTAACAGGACTATCATGATTGCGGTAAATGAGCGTGGCATTTCTTGAACAAATCTTGCTAaccctttctgttttttgtcagGTGTTCCCGGAGTTTGCAGCAGCCCACTCTAACCTTGCTAGTGTCCTACAGCAACAGGGAAAACTCCAGGAGGCCCTTATGCACTATAAGGAGGCCATCAGGTTAGTAAACCTATGCTACAGCTACCAGGTATTGTTGTACAACTGTTTAAGTAAAACCTTTTAATGCACCTTATAATATTGGTATGATGCCACAACACTTAGATATTTCATCAGTTGGGGAACATGTAAAAGCTCCATGTTCTGTACAGTTTTACCTGGggggtttatttttttctacatgcagtcttttctaaaataaatggtcataaatcaaggtagttttattttttttatttttttttttaaacaagactTACTATAGCCTAATTAAGTAATGTTGTTATGCACGTTAaaactgtttttctgtttggatTTTAGAATCAGCCCCACATTTGCTGATGCCTACTCAAACATGGGCAATACACTGAAGGAAATGCAAGATGTACAGGGAGCGCTGCAATGCTACACCCGTGCCATCCAGATCAACCCTGCCTTTGCTGACGCTCACAGCAATTTGGCCTCTATCCACAAGGTGAGGAATTATTCTTAATTTTAACTTTCGATCTTATTTCCTTATTGTTTGCCGTTATGATTACTGATTTTGTTCAGAATTGTGCCACATCGCTGTAGGGCTTTACGTAGCCTGGGTGACCCAACAGCTCTAACAGCAATTACATTGCAATAAGTGTCTCTCAATAACACTCAAGTTATATTTGTACTTATCtataaacattttgatttggtcTGTAACAGTATACTACCTAATGGGTTAATGCTAGTTAAATTGATAATGAACTTTTGGCCCGATAAAGGGgtaattgcaattttataaaGAATGTGTTTTGATTCCTTTTTGGAGTTGCATACATATAATGAACACATATATGGCTTACCACCTGTTCTATGTACTGCATTATACTGCATATATTGTAATTTCATGCATTTTGGTTTTGTATTCTAAACTTTTTCTTCACCATTAGGATTCTGGAAACATCCCAGAGGCCATTGCATCTTACCGCACAGCCTTGAAACTCAAGCCGGACTTTCCTGATGCTTACTGCAATTTGGCACATTGCCTACAGGTTTGTTCATATGGCAATACATATATTTGtcaaatatttactgtacatacaatagtcatttgttttacttttgttgaATTAAAAGGTCATTTTCTAACTTCTCTCATTCTCCTCACTCCCAGATTGTGTGTGACTGGACAGATTATGATGAGCGGATGAAGAAGCTTGTGAGCATTGTGGCTGACCAGCTGGATAAGAACCGCTTGCCTTCAGTGCACCCACACCACAGCATGCTGTATCCACTGTCGCACGGATTCCGCAAAGCCATTGCTGAACGCCACGGAAACCTTTGCCTGGACAAGGTACACGCACTGATCAAAGCAAGTAACCTTTAATTCATttttggggggcgggggggtggaAGGTGGCTGGTGATGGCAGTGGCTGCCTGCAGGGATATGGGGAAGGTAAGGGATGGGCGAGATACTGGATATATTTATCTTTGTAGAAAAGAGGTGGAAGGTGGTGGTGAATGGGTTGCTTGCGGGGATGGGGATATGGTTTAGGTTGGACATGGTTTTAGATGAATTTGTGGTTGTTTATGGTTAGTacaaatttattaatttattgataTCAGAAGTGTTGTGGTTTCCTTCTGTAGTCCACTTGCAGTCAAAGATATATTGACAAATCACATTTGAGTGGGCTTTGGTTGCATGCAGGTAAACAGCCTGTTTAGAGAGTAAAAGGCATACAGCGGAATCCTAATAACTATTGGCAGTGTGTGTAACTATCATGGCTACCCTGCTGTAGCTGTATTCTTACACACTATTGCTAATTCCACAGATCAATGCACTGCACAAACCTGCTTTTGAGCATCCGAAGGATCTGAAGGCCAGCGGTGGACGTCTGCGTGTTGGCTACGTCAGCTCTGACTTTGGCAACCATCCTACTTCTCATCTGATGCAGTCCATTCCTGGAATGCACAATCCTGAGAAATTTGAGGTAGGGGATCTTTCTATCCTAGAATTTAAAAACTTGACCTGACAAGTCTAtataatgcatgttactaatgCATAGTCTTGTCTGTAAATGATACAAGGGTTGACTGTAATAGTCTTGCTTTTTCTTCAAGGTTTTCTGCTATGCTCTGAGCCCCGATGATAGTACCAACTTTCGTGTGAAAGTGGTAGCAGAGGCTCATCATTTCACAGACCTCTCACAGGTAACTGACCTAGAGTTGCTTCTTCATCACTATTTATCTATTTAGTGTGTTTTAGAGTGTCTATTAACCATAAGGATATCTTCACAAAACCATTTTCACTTCAACTGTCTGGTACCTCTCCTTCAGATTCCTTGCAATGGCAAGGCAGCTGATCGCATTCACCAGGATGGAGTCCACATTCTGGTCAACATGAATGGATACACCAAGGGAGCCCGAAATGAGCTGTTTGCCCTCCGCCCTGCCCCCATTCAGGTGATTGCTACATGTGATTTGTGATAGTGGTGACACAGATTTGTATCTCTGGGTAAACGTCACTTGTGCAAATAAATGAATGCATCTTCACAGTTGCATTAATCTGATCTTTAATCTCAACAGACTATGTGGCTGGGTTACCCCGGAACAAGTGGGGCTCCCTTCATGGACTACATCATCTCTGACAAGGAGACATCACCTTTGGAAGTAGCTGAACAATATTCTGAAAAACTGGCTTACATGCCCCATACTTTCTTTATTGGAGACCACGCCAACATGTTCCCTCACCTCAAGGTTTGTCCATCCTCATTTTCTTGCTATTTGTTTCTAtgtgtgtcttgtttttcaaaacaaaataaataggaacaacactatataaaatataatcaggGTGTGTAtaacattttttctatttttggcCCACAGAAAAAGGCTGTGATTGATTTCAAATCTAATGGACACATCTTTGACAACCGCATCGTGCTTAATGGTATTGATCTGAAGGCCTATTTGGACAGTCTGCCAGATGTGAAAGTGATAAAGGTGAGTTAAGAGAATTTCCAAACCAAATTGTTGTAGTTAAATTTTGGACCTCAAGATGGCATCATTTTACCATTTGTTTGTTATATTGTTCTAACAGCCGAACAAACAAATCACTTTCTGTCTTTGGGTTATGTTCATAAGAAATCATTAATATATGTAAAATGAACCACACAGTCAAAAATATCATTGACTGATTATTCATTGAACCAAAGTGGAGTATTCAATCTGAAACTGTTCTCTGACCAGATGAAGTGTGACAACAACCAGGAAGCTGCTGGGGACACAAATGGAGCTCTGTCCATGCCCGTAATCCCCATGAACACAGCAGCTGAAGCAATCATCAACATGATCAACCAAGGCCAAATCCAGGTCACAATCAATGGATTCACTGTCAGCAATGGCCTGGCCACCACACAGGTATGTCAAACTCGGCCCCACTTGTCCTATGTCCAGGTATATCATGGGTACAAAACATCTACAAATGCAGAAATGGGCAAGGGCAACCATTTACTTTAGGTTGCTGCTTTTCCAGATCTTTTCAGCAAAAGAGGTTGTTGTCTCTGAGACTGGGTCCTTACAGGTATGAGGATTCATGAAATTATGGTGGAAGCACAGACCTGTTGGTGAGGGAAATGGTGGCACTATGGATtggctgtaaaataaatgatgccGTTGTGTCTTGGCTTCCCAAACGACACGTTATCACCAGTAAGCTCGGTACCATCCAAGTTGATCAAACGGTCGAGACCTGTCCCTTATAATAACTCTTCAGGGTGAAAGCTTTGAGGCCACTCCACCTCTAAGCATACTGTTTTGTCCACCATATTAGATCAACAACAAAGCTGCCACTGGGGAGGAGGTGCCACGCACAATCGTTGTGACAACCCGCTCCCAGTATGGTCTCCCAGAGGACTCAATTGTTTACTGCAACTTTAACCAGCTCTACAAGATTGACCCCCCCACTCTTCAGATGTGGGCTAATGTAAGTTGGATAGACTTGGTTATGTAATTGCTTTGCGTGTTCCTTTTGTGGGGAAAATCTGCTTTAAAGCTATCCTCTCCCTGCAGATCCTAAAGCGTGTGCCAAACAGCGTTCTGTGGCTTCTTCGCTTCCCTGCTGTCGGCGAGCCCAACATCCAGCAGTATGCCCAGAACATGGGTGTGCCTGGCTCGCGCATCATATTTTCTCCTGTGGCCCCCAAGGAGGAGCATGTGAGAAGGGGCCAGCTGGCTGATGTGTGCCTCGACACACCTCTGTGCAATGGTCACACCACAGGCATGGACGTTCTCTGGGCTGGAACACCCATGGTCACCATGCCAGGTAAGGGAACTAGAGTATCAAGGGACTTGATTGCTAATTGAATACATGTAATGCAACAATTTTACAGATTAAAATGTTTGATTTCTTGTGATAAAATAACTAGTAAATGAAGAACAGATTTCAAGTCAAGGCTGCTTTTAATtgtagacttagacttctctttattgatccttttgagatgactcccgcaaggaaattgaaaattccagcagcagttttagcaagagaaaaagaaattaaaaaatagataaaaaagacactataaagacaacaaaataacaataataagaacCTCTGTAAAACCTTTTTGTAAAGGTGAGACCCTTGCCTCCCGCGTTGCTGCCTCACAACTCCGCTGTCTGGGCTGCCCGGAGCTAATAGCCCAGAGTCGTCAGGATTATGAGGACATAGCAGTCAAACTGGGCTCTGACATGGAATAGTAAGTAGAATTTGATCTGACTCcttttgaaaaacatttaactCTGAAGTCTGaccatttttttcctttctcctttTAGCCTGAAGATGGTTAGAGCACGTGTTTGGAAGCAGCGAATCTGCAGCCCTCTTTTCAACACCAAGCAGTACACAGCTGATCTGGAGAGGCTCTATCTGCAGATGTGGGAGCACTATAGCAATGGCAAAAAGCCAGAACCCCTGGTCAAAATCCACTCCGTAGAGACCAGCGAGAATGCCTGAACAGGAAGCACAATGAAATCTTTTCCTTGGACACCAAAcattttcccccccacccccgcttttttttttgttttgttctttttaccaTTATCAGAACCCTTTGCTTGGAAAGGTCAGTGTCCACTCCAGCCCTCTCCTTCATTGATTGTCTCCATCACACTCATTTACTAATACTCGGACTCTTTTGTAAAAGAGCCAACAGATGTACACATTTCCCCGCCCATCACATCCGTTGTTTCATCACACATCTGCATTCCTGAGCCAGATGGAGCATGAGACTTTCAGGCACCTCATCTGAGACTCTTGTCCTAAAACACAGTATATCTGGTGAGCATGAGAGGATTGTGAATGCCGTGCTACCCCTTCATTACTTGGAttcatggattttttttgttttgtttgttttgttttctcctttCGGTGTGCATGCAGGACTAACTGCAGCCTGTGGAAAGAATGCCCAGCCGTCAGTACTTGTTGATCTATTTATAAATGGATTGAGAGTGTTGTTTCAAAAGGACAATGTTTCGGCATGGAAATTGTAACTGATTTAAGTTTCATCAGCTttaaaatgcaattgtaaaacTTAGATTTCAACTGCTCTTTAGTCTTTGTCTTGAGCTGTTATTAAATTACTGCAATGAATAGATGTTAAAGTTTTGAGGAATATGGTCTAGATGAATACTTCTTCCTCCATCGCCAGATGCCAACTTATATTAATTTTGTGGTCCATTGA from Etheostoma spectabile isolate EspeVRDwgs_2016 chromosome 10, UIUC_Espe_1.0, whole genome shotgun sequence harbors:
- the LOC116696423 gene encoding UDP-N-acetylglucosamine--peptide N-acetylglucosaminyltransferase 110 kDa subunit isoform X2 produces the protein MATSVGNVADSTEPTKRMLSFQGLAELAHREYQSGDFEAAERHCMQLWRQEPDNTGVLLLLSSIHFQCRRLDRSAHFSTLAIKQNPMLAEAYSNLGNVYKERGQLQEAIEHYRHALRLKPDFIDGYINLAAALVAAGDMEGAVQAYVSALQYNPDLYCVRSDLGNLLKALGRLEEAKACYLKAIETQPNFAVAWSNLGCVFNAQGEIWLAIHHFEKAVTLDPNFLDAYINLGNVLKEARIFDRAVAGYLRALSLSPNHAVVHGNLACVYYEQGLIDLAIDTYRRAIELQPHFPDAYCNLANALKEKGNVSEAEECYNTALRLCPTHADSLNNLANIKREQGNIEEAVQLYRKALEVFPEFAAAHSNLASVLQQQGKLQEALMHYKEAIRISPTFADAYSNMGNTLKEMQDVQGALQCYTRAIQINPAFADAHSNLASIHKDSGNIPEAIASYRTALKLKPDFPDAYCNLAHCLQIVCDWTDYDERMKKLVSIVADQLDKNRLPSVHPHHSMLYPLSHGFRKAIAERHGNLCLDKINALHKPAFEHPKDLKASGGRLRVGYVSSDFGNHPTSHLMQSIPGMHNPEKFEVFCYALSPDDSTNFRVKVVAEAHHFTDLSQIPCNGKAADRIHQDGVHILVNMNGYTKGARNELFALRPAPIQTMWLGYPGTSGAPFMDYIISDKETSPLEVAEQYSEKLAYMPHTFFIGDHANMFPHLKKKAVIDFKSNGHIFDNRIVLNGIDLKAYLDSLPDVKVIKMKCDNNQEAAGDTNGALSMPVIPMNTAAEAIINMINQGQIQVTINGFTVSNGLATTQINNKAATGEEVPRTIVVTTRSQYGLPEDSIVYCNFNQLYKIDPPTLQMWANILKRVPNSVLWLLRFPAVGEPNIQQYAQNMGVPGSRIIFSPVAPKEEHVRRGQLADVCLDTPLCNGHTTGMDVLWAGTPMVTMPGETLASRVAASQLRCLGCPELIAQSRQDYEDIAVKLGSDMEYLKMVRARVWKQRICSPLFNTKQYTADLERLYLQMWEHYSNGKKPEPLVKIHSVETSENA
- the LOC116696423 gene encoding UDP-N-acetylglucosamine--peptide N-acetylglucosaminyltransferase 110 kDa subunit isoform X1, encoding MATSVGNVADSTEPTKRMLSFQGLAELAHREYQSGDFEAAERHCMQLWRQEPDNTGVLLLLSSIHFQCRRLDRSAHFSTLAIKQNPMLAEAYSNLGNVYKERGQLQEAIEHYRHALRLKPDFIDGYINLAAALVAAGDMEGAVQAYVSALQYNPDLYCVRSDLGNLLKALGRLEEAKACYLKAIETQPNFAVAWSNLGCVFNAQGEIWLAIHHFEKAVTLDPNFLDAYINLGNVLKEARIFDRAVAGYLRALSLSPNHAVVHGNLACVYYEQGLIDLAIDTYRRAIELQPHFPDAYCNLANALKEKGNVSEAEECYNTALRLCPTHADSLNNLANIKREQGNIEEAVQLYRKALEVFPEFAAAHSNLASVLQQQGKLQEALMHYKEAIRISPTFADAYSNMGNTLKEMQDVQGALQCYTRAIQINPAFADAHSNLASIHKDSGNIPEAIASYRTALKLKPDFPDAYCNLAHCLQIVCDWTDYDERMKKLVSIVADQLDKNRLPSVHPHHSMLYPLSHGFRKAIAERHGNLCLDKVHALIKINALHKPAFEHPKDLKASGGRLRVGYVSSDFGNHPTSHLMQSIPGMHNPEKFEVFCYALSPDDSTNFRVKVVAEAHHFTDLSQIPCNGKAADRIHQDGVHILVNMNGYTKGARNELFALRPAPIQTMWLGYPGTSGAPFMDYIISDKETSPLEVAEQYSEKLAYMPHTFFIGDHANMFPHLKKKAVIDFKSNGHIFDNRIVLNGIDLKAYLDSLPDVKVIKMKCDNNQEAAGDTNGALSMPVIPMNTAAEAIINMINQGQIQVTINGFTVSNGLATTQINNKAATGEEVPRTIVVTTRSQYGLPEDSIVYCNFNQLYKIDPPTLQMWANILKRVPNSVLWLLRFPAVGEPNIQQYAQNMGVPGSRIIFSPVAPKEEHVRRGQLADVCLDTPLCNGHTTGMDVLWAGTPMVTMPGETLASRVAASQLRCLGCPELIAQSRQDYEDIAVKLGSDMEYLKMVRARVWKQRICSPLFNTKQYTADLERLYLQMWEHYSNGKKPEPLVKIHSVETSENA